Proteins found in one Actinomycetota bacterium genomic segment:
- the recA gene encoding recombinase RecA — MEKDKALEAAVGQIERQFGKGSIMRLGDDCAGVQVGFIPTGALALDIALGIGGVPRGRVIEIFGPEASGKTTMVYHIIAEAQKRGGICAFIDAEHAMDPPYARKIGVNVDDLLVSQPDYGEQALEIAEMLIRSGALDIVAIDSVAALTPKAEIEGEMGDSHVGLQARLMSQALRKLAGTLNKTGTVAIFTNQLREKIGVMFGNPEVTPGGKALKFYASVRLDLRRIETLKEGTQAIGNRVRAKVVKNKMAPPFRQAEFDVMYGEGISREGNILDMGVAHGIVDKSGAYFSYGDERLGQGRNNVKSYLKENPQLAEAILAEVLAAVGIAVPQNIEEMTAEAVKEPAKEAAKESGKVKTS; from the coding sequence GTGGAGAAAGACAAAGCGTTGGAAGCTGCAGTGGGCCAGATCGAACGTCAGTTCGGCAAAGGATCCATAATGAGGCTGGGGGATGACTGCGCCGGTGTGCAGGTGGGGTTCATCCCCACAGGCGCCCTGGCCCTGGATATCGCCCTGGGGATTGGCGGCGTGCCTAGAGGCCGCGTCATCGAGATATTCGGCCCCGAGGCCTCGGGCAAGACGACCATGGTTTATCACATCATCGCCGAAGCGCAGAAACGAGGCGGTATCTGCGCCTTCATCGATGCCGAGCATGCCATGGATCCGCCGTATGCGCGCAAGATCGGCGTCAACGTCGACGATCTGCTGGTTTCCCAGCCGGATTACGGCGAGCAGGCGCTGGAGATCGCCGAGATGCTTATCCGCAGCGGCGCCCTCGACATCGTCGCCATCGACTCAGTCGCAGCCCTAACACCTAAGGCTGAGATTGAGGGTGAGATGGGAGACTCTCATGTGGGCCTTCAGGCCCGTTTGATGTCACAGGCCCTGAGGAAACTGGCCGGAACCCTTAACAAGACCGGCACCGTAGCTATTTTCACCAATCAGTTGCGTGAAAAGATTGGCGTCATGTTCGGCAATCCTGAGGTTACGCCCGGCGGCAAGGCTCTTAAGTTCTACGCTTCGGTCAGACTCGACCTGAGGCGCATCGAGACCCTGAAGGAAGGAACCCAGGCCATCGGCAACAGGGTGAGGGCCAAGGTGGTCAAGAACAAGATGGCGCCGCCGTTCCGCCAGGCGGAGTTCGACGTCATGTACGGCGAGGGCATCTCCCGCGAGGGCAACATCCTCGACATGGGCGTGGCCCACGGCATCGTCGACAAGAGCGGCGCCTACTTCTCTTACGGTGACGAGCGGCTTGGGCAGGGACGCAACAACGTCAAGTCCTACCTGAAGGAAAACCCGCAGCTCGCGGAGGCCATACTCGCCGAGGTCCTGGCGGCTGTCGGCATCGCCGTTCCGCAGAACATCGAAGAGATGACAGCGGAGGCGGTAAAGGAGCCTGCAAAGGAAGCCGCGAAAGAGTCAGGTAAGGTGAAGACCAGCTAA
- the thpR gene encoding RNA 2',3'-cyclic phosphodiesterase produces MNRDYPARSSRRQGRGERYAEGRRQSGRGSGGQRQEPSFRLFVALEIPAEAIHDLLRWQQEYLSSDRSLRLTPQEQLHVTLVFLGQKNEAERDLAISLLERLAMRESFEVTVTGLVGLPRNRSPRVIAAACEELSGRLAGLHGELVAALVAEGLYQKEKRPYFPHVTIARSRGRTSFDPAETAPEAVKFTAVRVTLYNSVLQSSGALHEALKTVQLNQ; encoded by the coding sequence ATGAACAGAGACTACCCAGCCAGATCATCCCGCCGGCAGGGCAGGGGAGAGCGCTACGCTGAAGGCCGCAGGCAGTCCGGCAGGGGAAGCGGCGGGCAGCGGCAGGAACCGTCGTTCCGGCTGTTTGTCGCCCTTGAGATCCCCGCGGAAGCCATTCACGACCTGTTGCGCTGGCAGCAGGAATATCTGTCCTCCGACCGTTCCCTGCGTCTGACTCCTCAAGAGCAGTTGCATGTGACCCTTGTCTTCCTGGGACAAAAGAATGAGGCTGAGCGCGATCTGGCGATCTCGCTGCTGGAGCGGTTGGCCATGAGGGAAAGTTTTGAGGTGACGGTCACCGGCCTGGTGGGTCTGCCTCGTAATCGTAGCCCCAGAGTCATAGCCGCGGCGTGTGAGGAGCTCTCGGGGCGGCTGGCGGGGCTTCATGGCGAGCTGGTGGCTGCCCTGGTCGCCGAGGGACTCTATCAGAAGGAAAAAAGACCGTATTTCCCGCACGTGACCATAGCCCGTTCCCGTGGCCGCACCAGCTTCGATCCGGCTGAAACAGCTCCTGAGGCGGTGAAATTTACAGCCGTCCGAGTGACGCTGTATAATAGCGTTCTACAGTCCAGCGGGGCCTTGCACGAGGCCCTGAAAACGGTCCAACTGAATCAATAG
- a CDS encoding response regulator: MEKEKQHKSSMKVFGPRLDGMVMKIAVYVLLVTLMANLGALVDSFLHDDIKYFDSEHLIVGGVTGLVTAVLFGAVALYTMKLENTVKRHRAAKLEAVESEKKYRDLLEETGDVVFIVSPGGEFKDINPAGAITFGYPSRKEMLDENIADLFVDHKDWNDLRQLLKQRGYVKNHELQMRRRNGRDASILMSVRRAKDPVTKEIVYRGTMHDVTSERRMAQQLLQSQKMESVGRLAGGVAHDFNNFLTSIQGYTDLVLMELPEGSLAKENLLEARKAAEAASELTSQLLLFSPHQPVDMRPVDLNRSIEGLSHMIERLVGPDTKINLNLAPDLRAVKGDIGNLSQVLVNLALNANIYMPGGGEINITTCNGKVEERYVESHPEARTGEFSTISVTDSSQGLSDEEIAHIFEPFSQPREKNSGLGLSMVYGVVMQHDGWIDVDSIPGMGTTFTVFLPSVEKLAVVEDYETDLEDLPESAGERILLVEDDDAVREITGKMLRENGYEVIGAHDAAEAFARFASERGDIQLVFSDVVLPGEDGIHLVENLREHKPELAVLLGSGYSDTAIDWQTVQSRGYRFMQKPYVMPDLLKIIRELLVPAA; this comes from the coding sequence ATGGAGAAAGAAAAGCAACATAAGAGCAGCATGAAAGTGTTTGGGCCGCGTCTCGATGGGATGGTCATGAAGATCGCGGTCTACGTATTGCTTGTTACTCTCATGGCCAATCTTGGCGCTCTAGTCGATTCTTTCCTTCACGACGACATCAAATACTTCGACAGCGAGCACCTGATCGTCGGCGGCGTGACCGGACTGGTCACCGCCGTCCTCTTCGGGGCGGTAGCCCTCTACACAATGAAGCTTGAGAATACCGTAAAAAGACACAGGGCGGCGAAGCTCGAAGCTGTCGAGAGCGAGAAAAAGTATCGCGATCTGTTGGAAGAAACAGGAGATGTCGTCTTCATCGTCAGCCCGGGCGGAGAGTTCAAGGATATCAATCCCGCCGGAGCGATCACCTTCGGTTATCCTTCCCGGAAGGAAATGCTCGACGAAAACATCGCGGACCTGTTCGTCGACCACAAGGACTGGAACGATCTAAGGCAGCTGCTCAAGCAGCGCGGTTATGTCAAGAATCACGAACTCCAGATGAGGCGGAGGAACGGTCGCGACGCCAGCATCCTGATGTCAGTCCGCAGGGCCAAGGATCCGGTAACCAAGGAAATCGTCTATCGTGGAACAATGCACGACGTCACCTCGGAGAGGCGCATGGCCCAGCAGCTGCTGCAATCACAGAAGATGGAAAGCGTGGGACGGCTCGCCGGCGGTGTCGCCCACGATTTCAACAACTTTCTCACTTCGATCCAGGGCTACACCGATCTCGTTCTCATGGAGCTGCCGGAAGGAAGCCTTGCCAAGGAAAATCTCCTGGAGGCCCGCAAGGCTGCCGAGGCCGCATCCGAGCTCACTTCCCAGTTGCTCCTTTTCAGCCCTCACCAACCCGTTGATATGAGGCCTGTCGACTTAAACCGGTCGATCGAAGGCCTAAGCCATATGATAGAGCGCCTTGTGGGTCCCGATACCAAAATCAATCTGAACCTGGCCCCCGATCTTCGAGCGGTCAAGGGAGACATCGGCAATCTGAGCCAGGTGCTGGTCAACCTTGCTCTCAACGCCAACATCTATATGCCTGGCGGCGGCGAAATCAATATCACCACCTGCAACGGCAAAGTCGAGGAGCGGTACGTCGAGTCCCATCCAGAAGCCCGGACCGGAGAATTCTCTACCATCTCCGTGACAGACTCGAGCCAGGGTCTATCGGATGAGGAAATAGCTCACATCTTCGAGCCGTTCTCTCAGCCCAGGGAAAAAAACAGCGGCCTGGGATTGTCCATGGTCTACGGCGTAGTCATGCAGCACGACGGCTGGATCGACGTTGACAGCATTCCTGGCATGGGAACAACCTTCACAGTCTTCCTCCCATCAGTAGAGAAGCTGGCGGTGGTTGAGGATTATGAAACGGACCTCGAGGATCTACCTGAGAGCGCCGGAGAGAGGATCCTGCTGGTGGAAGACGATGACGCCGTCCGCGAGATAACCGGAAAGATGCTTCGGGAGAACGGTTACGAGGTCATCGGCGCCCACGATGCAGCTGAAGCGTTCGCCAGATTTGCCAGCGAAAGAGGCGACATCCAGCTGGTATTCAGCGATGTGGTGCTTCCCGGGGAAGATGGGATTCACCTCGTGGAAAATCTGAGAGAGCACAAACCCGAGCTCGCGGTGCTGCTCGGCAGCGGCTACTCGGACACCGCCATTGACTGGCAGACCGTGCAGTCCCGCGGATACCGTTTCATGCAAAAGCCATATGTCATGCCTGACCTGCTGAAGATCATCCGGGAACTGCTGGTCCCGGCAGCCTGA
- the wrbA gene encoding NAD(P)H:quinone oxidoreductase — protein MKISIVYYSMYGHIYKLAQAVIEGASQVAGAEVDLWRVPETLPEEVLEKMGALEAQKIQTDIRCCTVNELDELAASDAVIFGSPTRFGNVCGQMRQFLDSTGGLWSEGKLVGKVGSAFTSSATQHGGQESTILSLYISLLHHGMVIVGLPYSFQGQMRIDEITGCSPYGASTIVGGKGERMPSENELEGARFQGRHVAEIAAKLAG, from the coding sequence ATGAAGATATCGATTGTCTATTACTCGATGTACGGCCACATATACAAACTGGCCCAGGCGGTCATAGAAGGGGCCAGCCAGGTCGCCGGCGCCGAGGTCGACCTGTGGCGCGTTCCTGAGACCCTGCCCGAGGAAGTCCTGGAGAAGATGGGCGCCCTGGAGGCGCAGAAGATACAGACAGATATCCGCTGCTGCACCGTAAATGAGCTCGATGAGCTCGCCGCGTCCGACGCCGTCATCTTCGGGTCGCCGACACGGTTCGGCAACGTCTGCGGCCAGATGCGCCAGTTCCTCGATTCCACCGGCGGCCTCTGGAGCGAAGGCAAACTGGTTGGAAAAGTGGGCAGCGCCTTCACCAGCAGCGCCACCCAGCATGGCGGCCAGGAGTCGACGATCCTCAGCCTTTATATCTCGCTGCTGCATCACGGCATGGTCATCGTCGGCCTTCCCTACTCATTCCAGGGACAGATGCGCATCGACGAGATCACCGGCTGCTCTCCCTACGGCGCCTCCACCATCGTCGGCGGCAAAGGCGAGCGCATGCCCAGCGAGAACGAGCTTGAAGGGGCCCGATTCCAGGGGCGCCACGTGGCCGAGATAGCCGCCAAGCTGGCTGGCTGA